One segment of Trypanosoma brucei brucei TREU927 chromosome 8, complete sequence DNA contains the following:
- a CDS encoding vacuolar-type Ca2+-ATPase, putative, protein MISPKDTSNYGTLAGRGRERQAFLSTGLTRSDGSVAVEVELEDRIGIGIKGELHTLFSCVGDAKPLYEELGGVEGIAERLGTSITDGIDSFSVENRRAVYGRNELPEEAPLTFWKIFKAAWSDRMIILLTLAACVSLILGLTVPEPGHEKVDYKTGWIEGTAILMAVIAVTSASSIQDYRKELKFRALVEENSAQPISVIRDGHKVTVDVTEIVVGDLVSLSPGLVIPVDGLYVRGLSVVVDESSVTGENDLKKKGAEHPILLSGTVVSTAEDAYILACAVGESSFGGKLLMESRLDGEPRATPLQERLDELAGFIGRIGIGAAVILMSLLSLFYILLVLRGKEELRAKKFLDIFLLCVTIVVVAVPEGLPLAVTIALAYSQSQMQKDNNQVRRLCACETMGNATQICSDKTGTLTQNRMTVVQGYIGMRRFRVSNPGDPSSTVNLEGVSSDAQSLLMLGLALNSSSEKELLPGNVGAESDLLSRWTWRTDKGNKTDQAILDFVDRVLISVPGSCNDKELPHQKLRMTNRSRGFAIFPFTSERKFMTAVVAGADGVVMQYVKGGSDRVLGMCNRYLSSEGREEPLTEEVTEMITAQIRSIAGDANRTIGVAYGRIGTDGAVPEEEPEGPFVWLALLGIQDPLRPEVVDAVRMCQRAGVTVRMCTGDNLDTAVAISRQCGIYNRLRGDLALTGKDFRNLVYDTYGDEANMEKFWPVLDRMMVMGRSQPLDKQLLVLMLMLRGEVVAVTGDGTNDAPALRLANVGFVMRSGTDIAVKSGDIVLLDDNFRSVQRAVVWGRTVNDNIRKFLQLQLSINIASIVVVFVGSFLSAHDMSPLTTVQLLWVNLLMDTLAALALATEQPTEDCLNRGPSSPRAPLVSRRMWLTILTATVVQVVSVLLLTQYGGKWLKAKGKELPTVVFNVFIFFTIFNMFNARKVYDEVNVFEGLFIRSKSFLVIVVCCVGFQVLAVEVLKEFMSCVPLRAEQWIASILIASLTLVFVSVSRLIPVSEPSFEKGAELEDMEPGARRIAVKLAEDVEHHSSASNNVGSYMRFGQRLVARAQWQRVREHVTMRGVSQFWWSRHSHPRERGWRRMSAWCEERIR, encoded by the coding sequence TGACATTCTGGAAGATTTTTAAAGCTGCATGGAGTGACCGCATGATCATACTTTTGACCCTTGCCGCATGTGTGTCGCTTATCCTCGGGTTAACTGTGCCGGAACCCGGACACGAGAAGGTTGACTATAAGACAGGTTGGATAGAGGGCACCGCCATTCTTATGGCCGTGATTGCAGTAACCTCAGCATCGTCTATTCAGGATTACCGCAAGGAGTTGAAATTCCGTGCTCTTGTGGAGGAGAACTCTGCTCAGCCAATCTCCGTCATTCGTGATGGTCACAAGGTTACGGTGGATGTGACAGAAATTGTTGTGGGTGATCTTGTGTCCTTGTCACCGGGTCTTGTTATCCCTGTAGATGGTTTATACGTACGTGGTttgagtgttgttgttgatgagtCGAGTGTGACTGGCGAGAATGatctgaaaaagaaaggcgcCGAACATCCAATCTTACTTTCTGGGACTGTTGTGAGTACGGCTGAGGATGCTTACATTCTTGCGTGCGCCGTCGGTGAGTCTTCTTTTGGTGGAAAGCTGCTAATGGAATCTCGTCTCGACGGTGAACCGAGGGCGACTCCCTTGCAGGAGCGATTGGACGAATTAGCTGGGTTTATTGGTCGGATAGGAATTGGAGCGGCAGTGATACTTATGTCtctgctttctttgttttacaTCCTTCTCGTTCTTCGTGGTAAAGAAGAGTTACGCGCAAAAAAGTTTCTTgatatttttttactttgtgtgACGATTGTTGTCGTCGCAGTGCCAGAGGGCTTGCCGTTGGCGGTGACGATTGCTCTTGCGTACTCACAGAGCCAGATGCAGAAGGACAATAATCAGGTGAGGcgtttgtgtgcttgtgaGACAATGGGCAATGCAACACAGATTTGTAGTGATAAAACTGGGACGCTGACTCAGAATCGTATGACTGTGGTACAAGGTTACATTGGGATGCGGCGGTTCCGTGTCTCGAATCCCGGAGATCCCTCGTCCACGGTTAATCTGGAGGGTGTGTCTAGTGATGCACAGTCGTTACTAATGCTTGGTCTTGCACTGAATAGTTCGAGTGAGAAGGAGCTTTTACCAGGTAATGTGGGAGCTGAGTCTGACTTACTGTCTCGATGGACGTGGCGTACCGACAAGGGCAACAAAACTGACCAAGCGATATTGGATTTTGTGGATCGCGTGTTGATATCGGTACCGGGTAGTTGTAATGACAAGGAGCTTCCACACCAGAAGTTACGCATGACAAACCGCAGCCGTGGCTTTgccatctttccttttacgAGCGAACGGAAGTTTATGACTGCTGTGGTTGCAGGTGCGGATGGAGTTGTGATGCAGTACGTGAAAGGGGGCTCTGATCGTGTGCTTGGCATGTGCAACCGATACTTGTCGTCAGAGGGTCGTGAGGAGCCGCTGACGGAGGAGGTAACTGAGATGATCACTGCGCAGATACGGTCAATAGCGGGGGACGCAAATCGCACAATCGGCGTGGCATACGGGCGTATCGGTACGGACGGTGCGGTTCCCGAGGAGGAACCCGAGGGACCATTTGTGTGGCTTGCACTATTAGGCATCCAGGACCCGCTTCGTCCAGAGGTTGTGGATGCTGTGCGAATGTGCCAGCGTGCGGGAGTGACAGTGAGGATGTGTACGGGTGACAATCTCGACACAGCCGTTGCAATTTCTCGGCAATGTGGAATTTACAATCGACTGCGTGGTGATCTTGCGCTCACTGGGAAGGACTTCCGCAACCTTGTGTATGACACTTATGGTGACGAGGCGAACATGGAGAAGTTCTGGCCTGTTCTTGACcggatgatggtgatggggcGTTCGCAGCCTCTGGACAAGCAACTGCTCGTACTGATGCTGATGCTCCGTGGTGAGGTCGTTGCTGTGACTGGTGATGGGACAAATGACGCCCCTGCGCTGCGTCTTGCAAATGTGGGTTTTGTGATGCGCAGTGGCACGGATATAGCGGTGAAGTCCGGTGATATTGTGCTTTTAGACGACAACTTCCGTTCTGTCCAGCGTGCCGTTGTTTGGGGACGGACTGTGAATGACAACATccgcaagttcctgcagttACAACTTTCTATTAATATTGCttctattgttgttgtttttgttggttcttttttgtctgctCATGATATGTCACCGTTAACGACTGTACAGCTGTTATGGGTAAATCTTCTTATGGACACACTTGCGGCCCTCGCTCTCGCAACGGAGCAACCGACAGAGGATTGCTTAAATCGTGGTCCGTCTTCCCCCCGAGCTCCCCTTGTCTCACGTCGAATGTGGTTGACAATACTGACTGCTACTGTAGTTCAGGTTGTTAGCGTTCTTTTATTAACCCAATATGGTGGTAAGTGGTTAAAGGCGAAGGGGAAGGAACTTCCAACTGTTGTTTTTaacgtttttattttctttaccaTATTTAATATGTTTAATGCCCGCAAAGTGTATGATGAAGTTAATGTATTTGAAGGGCTTTTTATTCGTTCAAAGTCATTTTTGGTTATCGTGGTTTGTTGTGTGGGTTTTCAGGTTTTGGCCGTGGAGGTCTTAAAAGAGTTTATGTCGTGTGTACCGTTGAGAGCAGAACAGTGGATTGCATCGATTCTGATTGCATCGCTGACActtgtatttgtttctgtttcccgCCTGATTCCGGTGTCGGAACCCTCATTTGAAAAGGGTGCTGAACTGGAGGACATGGAACCGGGGGCGCGTCGCATTGCCGTGAAGTTAGCTGAGGATGTTGAGCATCATTCTTCTGCTTCGAATAATGTGGGAAGTTATATGCGTTTTGGACAGCGCCTGGTGGCGAGGGCACAATGGCAGAGGGTGAGAGAACATGTAACAATGCGGGGCGTTAGCCAGTTTTGGTGGTCGAGGCATAGTCATCCTCGGGAGCGAGGATGGAGACGTATGAGCGCTTGGTGCGAGGAACGTATTAGATGA